One Methylosinus sp. C49 DNA segment encodes these proteins:
- a CDS encoding MgtC/SapB family protein, with amino-acid sequence METTELFRRLTVALAIGLLIGLERGWQAREDEEGERAAGFRTHALAALLGAVWGAICNQTGIGGAVSLGLAFMAFAGAIVLFRYREIVHDETFGATTVVAAMLAFALGAFAVVGDVEAAAAAGVVTAGLLALKSASHGWLRRLSWVELRSGLTLAAMTVILLPLLPDRAVDPWKTVNPHEIWLLTVLIAVISFLGYVAMKAAGGAGGVALTGIAGGLVSSTAATMTLARLSREQSEGAPLFAAGALFANATMALRVLAVVALIDIELLGVLAAPFAAGGAVMLAFALLFMRRAVASSTDVSHASKNPLDLGAVLQFGALLTVVAIVARLATRMAGEAGALAVAAISGVVDVDAITLSMARLDRATVSLDAAAASIGLAVAVNTLSKAALTWWIGGAGLGFRVTAASALALACALAVALLAR; translated from the coding sequence ATGGAGACGACCGAATTGTTCCGCCGCCTGACGGTGGCGCTGGCGATCGGCCTCTTGATCGGCCTCGAGCGCGGCTGGCAGGCGCGCGAGGACGAGGAGGGCGAGCGCGCCGCGGGCTTTCGCACCCATGCGCTGGCCGCGCTGCTCGGCGCCGTCTGGGGCGCGATCTGCAATCAGACCGGCATAGGCGGCGCCGTCTCGCTCGGCCTCGCCTTCATGGCATTCGCCGGCGCGATCGTCCTGTTTCGCTATCGCGAGATCGTCCATGACGAGACCTTCGGCGCGACCACAGTGGTCGCCGCTATGCTGGCTTTCGCGCTCGGCGCTTTCGCCGTCGTCGGCGATGTCGAGGCCGCGGCCGCGGCGGGCGTCGTCACGGCGGGGCTGCTGGCGCTGAAATCGGCGAGCCATGGCTGGCTGCGGCGCCTCAGCTGGGTGGAACTGCGCTCCGGCCTGACGCTCGCCGCCATGACGGTCATTCTGCTGCCGCTGCTGCCGGACCGCGCCGTCGATCCGTGGAAGACGGTCAATCCGCATGAGATCTGGCTGCTGACCGTGCTGATAGCGGTCATCAGCTTCCTCGGCTATGTGGCGATGAAGGCGGCCGGCGGCGCTGGCGGCGTGGCGCTGACGGGAATAGCCGGCGGCCTCGTCTCCTCCACCGCGGCGACGATGACGTTGGCGCGCCTCTCGCGCGAGCAGAGCGAAGGCGCGCCGCTCTTCGCCGCGGGCGCTCTATTCGCCAACGCCACAATGGCGCTGCGCGTGCTCGCCGTCGTCGCGCTGATCGACATCGAGCTCCTCGGCGTTCTCGCGGCGCCCTTCGCGGCAGGCGGCGCCGTCATGCTCGCCTTCGCGCTTTTGTTCATGCGCCGCGCGGTCGCCTCTTCGACCGATGTGAGCCATGCGTCGAAGAACCCTCTCGATCTCGGCGCGGTGCTCCAATTCGGCGCGCTGCTCACCGTGGTCGCGATCGTGGCGCGTCTCGCGACCCGAATGGCGGGCGAGGCGGGCGCGCTCGCGGTCGCGGCGATCTCCGGCGTCGTCGACGTCGACGCCATTACTCTATCGATGGCGCGGCTCGATCGCGCGACGGTCTCGCTCGATGCGGCCGCGGCGTCGATCGGCCTCGCCGTCGCCGTCAACACGCTCTCCAAGGCGGCGCTGACATGGTGGATCGGCGGCGCCGGCCTCGGCTTTCGCGTCACGGCCGCTTCCGCGCTCGCGCTCGCCTGCGCCCTCGCAGTCGCGTTGCTCGCGCGCTGA
- a CDS encoding carbon-nitrogen hydrolase family protein, with the protein MRWKRLVAVLFAVFCAGNLAAQTPAHSIKVAAVDFIPAWGSLDANIRRLADAAEEVARQGVGFAVFPETAVSGYLFSDPSQIAPYLDTIPGDTTKALLPVLARTGLHMSVGIAERDVETGLAYNTAVLLGPKGIIGKYRKNGLNPQDQKVFAPGDTGVPVFDTPIGRIALLICYDDTYWQYARLAALRGAQIIAWQSVSDRVTPGTPAAQSKGDHSTVANVQYMSAQNGVFVIGATRSGVETNPITGGQLYYNGGSSIWSPQGHKLAQAPVVPPQELLPGLHGVYATEITPADADAPRAERLALRRPELYTPWLALHRSPVDANAAETRRKAALVAAQWPEGPSLMERTKPPKGALTVLPELSALPSGLAPAEIKSRAEERDGPFERALGALARAHRAFVAGSYPERAGARVFHTVALAGPEGAILGRYRATHPDAARSWATPGDEIAVIETPLGRIGLATAEELATPELGALYAVQRADILAAPAGAPSPLKVEIDPALFSVADPPTGRADFFPYAAAKQNQLWLVSGGRHAGGATAAGIYGPEPVVSTPTLTAAPGAADVRHQTEIPAVGTWIDQSQLIAGQQAQWFVPLTQRQDSACLRRWRAGGGCPGR; encoded by the coding sequence ATGAGGTGGAAGAGGCTGGTCGCTGTTCTATTCGCCGTCTTCTGCGCGGGAAATCTCGCCGCGCAGACGCCCGCGCATTCCATAAAAGTCGCCGCGGTGGATTTCATTCCCGCCTGGGGCTCGCTCGACGCCAACATACGTCGTCTCGCCGATGCGGCCGAGGAGGTCGCGCGCCAGGGCGTCGGCTTCGCGGTTTTTCCCGAGACCGCGGTCAGCGGCTATTTGTTCAGCGATCCCTCGCAGATCGCGCCCTATCTCGACACCATCCCTGGCGACACGACGAAAGCGCTGCTTCCCGTGCTGGCGAGGACGGGATTGCATATGAGCGTCGGCATAGCCGAGCGCGACGTCGAGACCGGCCTCGCCTATAATACCGCCGTGCTGCTGGGGCCGAAGGGCATAATCGGCAAATATCGCAAGAACGGCCTCAATCCGCAGGATCAGAAAGTCTTCGCGCCCGGCGATACGGGCGTTCCGGTCTTCGACACGCCGATCGGCCGCATCGCGCTGCTGATCTGCTATGACGACACCTATTGGCAATATGCGCGGCTCGCGGCGTTGCGCGGCGCGCAGATCATCGCCTGGCAGTCCGTCTCGGATCGCGTGACGCCGGGAACGCCCGCCGCGCAATCGAAGGGCGATCACTCGACGGTCGCCAACGTCCAATATATGAGCGCGCAGAATGGCGTCTTCGTCATCGGCGCGACGCGCAGCGGCGTCGAGACCAATCCGATCACCGGCGGCCAGCTCTATTACAATGGCGGCTCCAGCATTTGGTCGCCGCAAGGCCATAAGCTCGCGCAAGCGCCCGTTGTTCCGCCGCAAGAGCTGCTGCCCGGGCTTCACGGCGTCTACGCAACGGAGATCACGCCCGCCGACGCCGACGCGCCGCGCGCCGAGCGGCTCGCTCTGCGACGGCCGGAACTCTACACGCCCTGGCTCGCGCTGCATCGCAGCCCTGTCGACGCCAACGCCGCCGAGACGCGGCGCAAGGCGGCGCTGGTCGCGGCGCAATGGCCGGAGGGACCATCGCTGATGGAGCGGACCAAGCCGCCGAAAGGCGCGCTGACGGTGCTTCCCGAGCTGTCCGCTCTCCCCTCGGGTCTCGCGCCCGCGGAGATAAAATCCCGCGCCGAAGAACGAGACGGCCCTTTCGAGCGCGCTCTCGGCGCCCTCGCCCGCGCCCATAGAGCCTTTGTGGCCGGCAGCTATCCCGAGCGGGCCGGCGCGCGCGTCTTTCATACGGTCGCTCTGGCCGGGCCGGAGGGGGCGATTCTCGGCCGCTATCGCGCGACTCATCCTGACGCGGCGCGCAGCTGGGCGACGCCGGGCGACGAGATCGCCGTCATAGAGACCCCGCTCGGCCGCATCGGCCTCGCCACGGCGGAGGAGCTGGCGACGCCGGAGCTGGGCGCGCTCTACGCCGTCCAGCGGGCCGATATTCTCGCCGCCCCCGCCGGCGCGCCCTCCCCGCTGAAGGTCGAGATCGATCCGGCGCTGTTCAGCGTGGCCGATCCGCCGACCGGCCGCGCGGATTTCTTCCCCTATGCCGCCGCCAAGCAGAATCAGCTGTGGCTGGTGAGCGGCGGCCGCCACGCCGGCGGCGCCACTGCGGCCGGAATCTATGGGCCGGAGCCCGTCGTCTCCACACCGACGCTCACCGCCGCGCCGGGCGCTGCGGACGTGCGCCATCAGACGGAGATTCCGGCGGTCGGAACCTGGATCGATCAGAGCCAGCTGATCGCCGGCCAGCAGGCGCAATGGTTCGTCCCGCTCACGCAGCGGCAGGATAGCGCCTGCCTGAGACGCTGGCGCGCGGGCGGCGGCTGTCCGGGGCGGTGA
- a CDS encoding CBS domain-containing protein, translating into MKIKDIMTREVCLVEPDQTICDAAKRMADLDIGLLPVGEHDRLVGMISDRDIALRAIAAGKGAETKIRDAMTRDVRYCYEDHDVEDVAQNMAEQQLRRLPVLDRGKRLVGIVSLADLAMDRDAGLSGATLRGVSQPGGQHCQSARAA; encoded by the coding sequence ATGAAGATCAAGGACATCATGACCCGCGAGGTCTGTCTCGTCGAGCCCGATCAGACGATCTGCGACGCGGCCAAACGCATGGCCGATCTCGACATCGGCCTGTTGCCGGTCGGCGAGCACGATCGTCTCGTCGGCATGATCAGCGATCGCGACATCGCCTTGCGCGCCATCGCGGCCGGCAAGGGCGCGGAGACGAAGATTCGTGACGCCATGACCAGAGACGTTCGCTATTGCTATGAGGATCACGACGTCGAGGACGTCGCGCAGAACATGGCGGAGCAGCAGCTGCGTCGGCTGCCCGTGCTGGATCGCGGCAAGCGGCTCGTCGGCATCGTCTCGCTCGCCGATCTCGCCATGGATCGTGACGCCGGCCTCAGCGGCGCGACATTGCGCGGCGTCTCCCAGCCCGGCGGCCAGCATTGCCAGAGCGCACGCGCCGCCTGA
- a CDS encoding 3-deoxy-manno-octulosonate cytidylyltransferase has translation MSRPLVVIPARMGSSRLPGKALAPIAGRPMILHVLEKALAAAIGPVAVATDSDEIARVISAAGGRVAVTRDDHACGSDRIGEALPTLDPEGAHDVIVNLQGDQPDIDPAALAAALEPLAEPSVDIATLAAPAAAGERDDSNVVKLIGAEIAPRRMRALYFTRAPAPHGEGPDYHHIGVYAFRRAALARFIALPPSPLELRERLEQLRALEAGMRIDAMILDKAARGVDTSADLQRLREAQDKDERSRR, from the coding sequence TTGAGCCGCCCGCTCGTCGTGATTCCCGCCCGGATGGGCTCCTCGCGCCTGCCGGGCAAGGCGCTGGCGCCTATCGCCGGCCGACCGATGATCCTCCATGTCCTGGAGAAGGCGCTCGCCGCCGCCATCGGCCCGGTCGCGGTGGCGACGGATTCGGACGAGATCGCGCGCGTCATCTCGGCGGCCGGCGGGCGCGTGGCCGTTACGCGCGACGACCACGCCTGCGGCAGCGACCGCATAGGCGAGGCGCTCCCGACGCTCGACCCCGAAGGCGCGCATGACGTCATCGTCAATCTGCAGGGCGACCAGCCGGACATTGATCCGGCGGCGCTGGCGGCCGCGCTGGAGCCGCTGGCGGAGCCTTCGGTCGATATCGCCACGCTCGCGGCCCCGGCCGCGGCTGGCGAGCGCGACGACTCCAATGTCGTCAAGCTGATCGGCGCCGAGATCGCGCCCCGGCGGATGCGCGCGCTCTATTTCACCCGCGCCCCGGCGCCGCATGGCGAGGGGCCGGACTATCATCATATCGGCGTCTACGCTTTTCGCCGGGCGGCGCTGGCGCGCTTCATCGCTTTGCCGCCGTCCCCGCTCGAGCTGCGCGAGCGGCTGGAGCAGCTGAGGGCGCTCGAGGCCGGCATGCGCATCGACGCCATGATCCTGGACAAAGCCGCCCGTGGGGTGGATACCAGCGCCGATCTGCAACGACTGCGCGAGGCGCAGGACAAAGACGAACGGAGCCGTCGATGA
- the ligD gene encoding non-homologous end-joining DNA ligase gives MIRLTNPDKPLYPAALHVTKQRLVDYWRRVAPFALPHVAGRPLSLLRCPNGAAHGCFFQRHHRRGLPKGLMAAPIVGSDGEREEFLFLDDLSGLEGAAQMDALELHIWGVRFDTLERPDRLVFDLDPDPSVSFEEVKRAARDFRALLEAAGLASFALLTGGKGLHVVAPLDDALDWPTFTAFARGVASRLAADDPARFTAMATKARRHGRIYIDYRRNDRGASAVAPFSPRARETPSVATPVSWDELGRIERADFYCLDKVERRLAALRADPWAGYFELRQGVSPAALRMFAGTRL, from the coding sequence ATGATCCGCCTCACCAACCCGGACAAGCCGCTCTATCCGGCGGCGCTTCATGTCACCAAGCAGAGGCTGGTCGATTATTGGCGCCGCGTCGCGCCTTTCGCTCTGCCGCATGTCGCCGGGCGGCCGCTGTCGCTGCTGCGCTGTCCCAATGGCGCGGCGCATGGCTGCTTCTTCCAGCGTCATCATCGGCGCGGCCTGCCCAAGGGCCTCATGGCCGCGCCTATCGTCGGGAGCGACGGCGAACGGGAGGAATTTCTCTTCCTCGACGATCTTTCCGGCCTCGAAGGCGCGGCGCAGATGGATGCGCTGGAGCTGCACATCTGGGGCGTGCGCTTCGATACGCTGGAGCGCCCCGATCGTCTCGTCTTCGATCTCGATCCCGATCCGTCCGTGTCCTTCGAGGAGGTGAAGCGCGCCGCGCGCGATTTCCGCGCTTTGCTGGAGGCGGCGGGGCTCGCGAGCTTCGCGCTGCTCACCGGCGGCAAGGGACTGCATGTCGTCGCGCCGCTGGATGACGCGCTCGACTGGCCGACCTTCACGGCTTTCGCCAGAGGCGTCGCCAGCCGTCTCGCCGCGGATGATCCGGCCCGCTTCACCGCAATGGCGACCAAGGCGCGGCGCCATGGCCGCATCTACATCGATTATCGGCGCAATGATCGCGGCGCGAGCGCTGTGGCGCCTTTCTCGCCGCGCGCGCGGGAGACGCCTTCCGTGGCGACGCCCGTCTCCTGGGACGAGCTCGGCCGCATAGAGCGCGCCGACTTCTATTGCCTCGACAAGGTCGAGCGCCGCCTCGCGGCGCTGCGCGCCGATCCTTGGGCGGGCTATTTCGAGCTGCGACAAGGCGTCTCGCCGGCGGCGCTGCGCATGTTCGCCGGAACGAGGCTATAG
- a CDS encoding HIT family protein, with protein MAAAYDNDNVFAKILRGEIPAHKVYEDDVALAIMDIMPRAEGHVLVIPKVPARNLLDIDPAALAALIPRVQHVAKAAKDAFGADGLTLQQFNESAGGQVIFHLHFHILPRFEGVALRPPGTMADGEKLKAQAEKIRAALGPFPG; from the coding sequence ATGGCCGCAGCCTATGACAATGACAATGTGTTCGCCAAAATCCTGCGCGGGGAAATTCCGGCGCATAAGGTCTACGAGGATGATGTTGCGCTCGCGATCATGGACATCATGCCGCGCGCCGAAGGCCATGTGCTGGTGATCCCCAAGGTTCCCGCGCGCAATCTCTTGGACATCGACCCGGCCGCGCTCGCGGCGCTCATTCCCCGCGTGCAGCATGTCGCCAAGGCGGCCAAGGACGCCTTCGGCGCCGATGGCCTCACCTTGCAGCAGTTCAACGAGAGCGCCGGCGGACAGGTGATCTTCCACCTGCATTTCCATATTCTGCCGCGCTTCGAAGGCGTCGCGCTGCGGCCGCCGGGGACCATGGCCGATGGCGAGAAGCTGAAGGCGCAGGCAGAGAAGATCAGAGCCGCGCTGGGCCCGTTTCCAGGCTGA
- the rpmG gene encoding 50S ribosomal protein L33, translating to MAKSAMIKIKLLSTADTGTFYVTKKNARTKTEKLVFKKYDPVVRKHVEFKETKIK from the coding sequence ATGGCCAAATCCGCCATGATCAAGATCAAGCTTCTGTCGACGGCCGACACGGGCACCTTTTATGTGACGAAGAAGAACGCCCGCACCAAGACCGAGAAGCTCGTGTTCAAGAAATACGATCCCGTCGTGCGCAAGCATGTCGAGTTCAAGGAAACCAAGATCAAGTGA
- the ligD gene encoding non-homologous end-joining DNA ligase, which yields MGPSARASSAHRASPRERPLAAKDERLAAYRAKRDFHRTAEPEGAARAQGQGAYVVQKHRARRLHFDLRLELDGVLKSWAVTRGPSLDPSENRLAVRTEDHPLDYGSFEGTIPKGEYGGGEVMLWDRGRWTPKGDPQSGFDDGRLEFTLEGERLKGGFALVRMPPRAKEPKENWLLVKMKDGQADADLDPAREWTRSVATGRNFEEIADGETHAPRLPKFRAPQLATQAAEPPAGEDWLHEIKFDGYRALVATAGGKCRVYTRSGLDWTTKFPGIAEAAAQLPMKSALIDGEIVALEESGRSDFGLLQKMLEKRPRALVFYAFDLLELDGEDVSNAPLLERKNRLAALLAEPPAAIRYSGHVIGAGARFLAECRRMGLEGVVSKRVDRPYLSRRTRAWIKVKCLGRDEFVVGGYRPSSKKGRDFASLLLGEFVDGELRYRGRVGAGFSDRALAQIGAALRAHARKTSPFAAVPAEIARHARYVAPRLVVEIDYTERTKEGVLRHPTFIGLREDKPASEVSSPMSCNPRPHAEEVAKRPSRSTRARSSSQRMEAPSSFETRPAAAPQDEGASIPSPREPKRGRR from the coding sequence TTGGGTCCATCCGCGCGCGCGTCATCGGCTCATCGCGCTTCTCCCCGCGAGCGGCCGCTCGCAGCAAAGGACGAGCGGCTCGCCGCCTATCGCGCCAAGCGCGATTTTCACCGCACCGCCGAGCCGGAAGGCGCCGCGCGGGCGCAAGGGCAGGGCGCCTATGTCGTGCAGAAGCATCGCGCGCGCCGGCTGCATTTCGATCTGCGCCTCGAGCTGGATGGCGTGCTGAAGAGCTGGGCCGTCACGCGCGGCCCCAGCCTCGACCCGAGCGAGAACCGTCTCGCCGTGCGCACGGAGGATCATCCGCTCGATTATGGGAGCTTCGAGGGAACGATTCCCAAAGGCGAATATGGCGGCGGCGAGGTGATGCTGTGGGATCGCGGCCGCTGGACGCCGAAGGGCGATCCGCAAAGCGGCTTTGACGACGGACGTCTCGAGTTCACGCTGGAAGGCGAGCGGCTGAAAGGCGGCTTCGCGCTGGTGCGCATGCCGCCCCGGGCGAAAGAGCCCAAAGAAAATTGGCTGCTCGTCAAAATGAAGGATGGGCAGGCCGACGCCGATCTCGATCCGGCGCGCGAATGGACGCGCAGCGTCGCGACAGGCCGCAATTTCGAGGAGATCGCCGATGGCGAAACCCACGCGCCGCGCCTGCCGAAATTCCGCGCGCCGCAGCTCGCGACGCAGGCCGCCGAGCCGCCCGCCGGCGAGGACTGGCTGCATGAGATCAAATTCGACGGCTATCGCGCGCTCGTCGCGACGGCGGGCGGCAAGTGCCGCGTCTACACGCGCTCCGGCCTAGATTGGACCACGAAATTCCCCGGCATAGCGGAAGCCGCCGCGCAATTGCCGATGAAAAGCGCGCTCATCGATGGCGAAATCGTCGCGCTGGAGGAGAGCGGCCGCAGCGATTTCGGCCTGCTGCAGAAGATGCTGGAGAAGCGCCCGCGCGCGCTCGTCTTCTACGCCTTCGATCTCCTGGAGCTCGATGGCGAGGATGTTTCCAATGCGCCATTGCTCGAACGCAAGAATCGTCTCGCGGCGCTGCTCGCCGAGCCGCCGGCGGCGATACGCTACAGCGGCCATGTGATCGGCGCCGGCGCGCGTTTTCTCGCGGAATGCCGACGCATGGGGCTCGAAGGCGTCGTCTCCAAGCGCGTCGATCGCCCCTATCTCTCGCGGCGCACGCGCGCTTGGATAAAGGTCAAATGCCTCGGCCGCGACGAGTTCGTCGTCGGCGGCTATCGTCCTTCGTCGAAGAAGGGCCGCGACTTCGCCTCTCTGCTGCTCGGCGAATTCGTCGATGGCGAATTGCGCTATCGCGGCCGCGTCGGCGCCGGCTTTTCCGATCGCGCTCTCGCGCAGATCGGCGCCGCTCTGCGCGCGCATGCGCGCAAGACCTCGCCTTTCGCCGCCGTTCCGGCGGAAATCGCGCGTCATGCGCGCTATGTGGCGCCGCGGCTCGTCGTCGAGATCGATTATACGGAGCGCACCAAGGAGGGAGTGCTGCGTCATCCGACCTTCATCGGCCTGCGCGAGGACAAGCCGGCGAGTGAGGTGAGTTCTCCAATGTCCTGCAATCCTCGCCCTCATGCTGAGGAGGTCGCGAAGCGACCGTCTCGAAGCACGAGGGCGAGATCCAGCAGCCAGCGCATGGAGGCTCCCTCATCCTTCGAGACGCGGCCTGCGGCCGCTCCTCAGGATGAGGGAGCCTCCATCCCATCGCCCCGCGAGCCGAAGCGAGGCCGGCGATGA
- a CDS encoding prephenate dehydratase: MSERPKIAYQGEPGANSDIACRDAYPDCEPLPCASFEDAFAAVTEGVAALGMIPIENSIAGRVADIHHFLPNAGLYIIGEYFLPIHFQLMAPRGATRETLRGVYSHVHALGQCRRIIRELGLTAHTAGDTAGAAREVAEWKDKSKAALAPRLAADIYGLDILAENVEDAAHNTTRFVILSKTSKWAAPGNGPTMTSFVFRVRNVPAALYKALGGFATNGVNMTKLESYMVDGEFAATRFLADVDGHPEEPPLARALDELRFFSKELEIIGVYPAHRFRLENKRPFEYGD; encoded by the coding sequence ATGAGCGAGCGGCCGAAAATCGCCTATCAGGGCGAGCCCGGCGCCAATTCCGACATCGCCTGCCGGGACGCCTATCCCGATTGCGAGCCCCTGCCCTGCGCCAGCTTCGAGGATGCTTTCGCGGCAGTGACCGAAGGCGTCGCGGCGCTGGGCATGATCCCGATCGAGAATTCGATCGCCGGCCGTGTGGCGGATATCCATCATTTCCTGCCCAACGCCGGGCTCTACATCATCGGCGAATATTTTCTGCCGATCCATTTTCAGCTGATGGCGCCGCGCGGCGCGACACGCGAGACGTTGCGCGGCGTCTACAGCCATGTGCATGCGCTCGGCCAGTGCCGCAGGATAATTCGCGAGCTCGGCCTCACCGCCCATACGGCGGGCGACACCGCCGGCGCCGCGCGCGAGGTCGCGGAGTGGAAGGACAAGAGCAAAGCCGCTCTCGCGCCGCGCCTCGCCGCCGACATATATGGTCTCGACATTCTCGCCGAGAATGTCGAGGACGCCGCGCATAACACGACGCGCTTCGTCATTTTGTCGAAGACATCGAAATGGGCGGCTCCGGGCAATGGCCCGACGATGACGAGCTTCGTCTTCCGCGTGCGCAATGTTCCCGCCGCGCTCTACAAGGCGCTCGGCGGCTTCGCCACCAATGGCGTGAACATGACCAAGCTCGAGAGCTATATGGTCGACGGCGAATTCGCGGCGACGCGCTTCCTCGCCGATGTCGACGGCCATCCCGAGGAGCCGCCGCTCGCCCGCGCGCTCGACGAGCTGCGCTTCTTCTCCAAGGAGCTGGAGATCATCGGCGTCTATCCGGCGCATCGGTTCCGCCTCGAGAACAAGCGTCCATTCGAGTATGGCGATTAG
- a CDS encoding DUF3175 domain-containing protein: MPERTRRLSGEKSKPAYWSAEVGRKSNALDLEPDVFTLDDSRAIARSLKRSAEKSARRKSAPFRSAMSMLTFYINRAGRGLPAERRRILERAKTELRKIFGRA, from the coding sequence TTGCCAGAGCGCACGCGCCGCCTGAGCGGCGAGAAAAGCAAACCCGCCTATTGGTCGGCCGAGGTCGGGCGCAAGAGCAATGCGCTGGACCTCGAGCCGGATGTCTTCACGCTGGACGATTCCCGCGCCATAGCGCGCTCGCTGAAGCGCTCGGCGGAAAAGAGCGCGCGCCGCAAGAGCGCGCCATTCCGCTCCGCAATGTCCATGCTCACCTTCTACATCAATCGCGCCGGCCGCGGCCTGCCAGCGGAACGCCGCCGCATTTTGGAGAGGGCCAAGACAGAGCTACGGAAAATATTCGGGCGCGCTTGA